One stretch of Oncorhynchus keta strain PuntledgeMale-10-30-2019 chromosome 18, Oket_V2, whole genome shotgun sequence DNA includes these proteins:
- the LOC118396930 gene encoding trichohyalin-like isoform X2 gives MFLNIDRVSETEKKMTESEEMEKGNKMRTERENERQREMEGLLRMRKEIETCNQVDHNRWKLEREMLEKVNKVRMEPEKERMRLIEELLRQIRETEASIEVQRNQQKQERELFEKQRESVVSDRKKMELKMAELKVQNILNLAEIEEVTVESTKLLAENERKREMLEKQRESLEAEKENLEVKMTNVTMQNILHLAKIGKLTVENTRLLAENGRQREVLDKHRESAAADRQALVDKMSKVNMSVAKLWRLRVENKKRLLAENERVAKERVRERNGWNLIRNGLKTDLAKADLERNQTLVSWKEDRGRWAKAKAGLQRIWDQQGERWMKEKEEIKRRSTLAAEEWMIELREKERAIEALEREKMRILCLHGQEKKGWEMEKRAMEKEKLEIAGEWERTNSEIEKMQREKDRCAIEKRDMVERMKEAYIKLYQMQTALRFGEQEQPQESKTAQRVRAKLEKKKRKEREMLEKNKVKELLRARKAESKEEVKKKKERVKAHLDEVARNYNEKKQGEKERENLLKKAHIPDLQLKKSECNTDGKVNTVGWPWSKFKFCGILHQ, from the exons ATGTTTCTCAATATAGATCGAGTCAGTGAGACGGAGAAAAAGATGACTGAAAGTGAGGAGATGGAGAAAGGCAACAAGATGAGGACGGAACGAGAGAATGAAAGGCAAAGAGAAATGGAGGGGCTGCTCAGAATGAGAAAGGAGATTGAGACTTGTAACCAGGTAGACCACAACCGATGgaagctggagagagagatgttggaGAAAGTCAACAAGGTGAGGATGGaaccagagaaagaaagaatgaggCTAATTGAAGAGCTGCTGAGGCAGATAAGGGAGACTGAGGCTTCTATTGAGGTACAGCGAAACCAacagaagcaagagagagagttgtttgagaaacagagagaaagcgtCGTGTCAGACAGAAAGAAGATGGAGCTCAAGATGGCAGAGCTGAAGGTGCAGAACATACTGAACTTGGCCGAGATAGAAGAGGTGACAGTGGAGAGTACTAAGCTGTTAGCTGAGAacgaaaggaagagagagatgttggagaaacagagagaaagcttagaggcagagaaagaaaatCTAGAAGTCAAGATGACAAATGTGACAATGCAGAACATACTGCACTTGGCCAAGATAGGGAAGTTGACCGTGGAGAACACGAGGCTGTTAGCAGAGAATGGAAGGCAGCGAGAGGTGTTGGACAAACACAGAGAAAGCGCAGCGGCCGACAGACAAGCGTTGGTGGACAAGATGTCAAAGGTGAACATGTCCGTGGCCAAGTTATGGAGGTTGAGAGTGGAGAACAAGAAGAGACTGTTAGCTGAGAATGAAAGGGTGGcgaaggagagggtgagagagaggaatggatggaACCTCATAAGAAATGGTTTGAAGACAGATTTGGCCAAAGCAGACCTGGAGAGGAATCAGACCTTAGTAAGCTggaaggaggacagggggagatgggcCAAGGCCAAGGCTGGCCTACAAAGAATCTGGGATCAACAGGGGGAAAGATggatgaaggagaaggaggagattaAGAGAAGGAGCACACTGGCAGCAGAGGAGTGGATGATTGAactgagagaaaaggagagagcgaTAGAGGCCCTGGAAAGAGAAAAGATGAGGATTCTTTGCCTGCATGGACAAGAGAAGAAGGGATGGGAGATGGAAAAGAGAGCGATGGAAAAGGAGAAGTTGGAGATTgcaggggagtgggagagaacgAATAGTGAAATTGAGAAAATGCaaagggagaaagacagatgTGCAATAGAGAAGAGAGATATGGTGGAGAGGATGAAAGAGGCATACATAAAGCTGTACCAGATGCAGACTGCCCTGAGGTTCGGAGAGCAAGAGCAGCCACAG GAATCTAAAACTGCCCAGAGAGTCAGGGCAAAgctagagaagaagaagaggaaagaaagagagatgttGGAGAAGAACAAAGTGAAAGAGCTGCTCAGAGCTAGAAAAGCAGAGAGTAAGGAAGAAGTGAAGAAGAAAAAGGAGAGGGTGAAGGCCCACCTGGACGAGGTGGCAAGGAACTATAACGAAAAGAaacagggggagaaagaaagagaaaatctGTTGAAAAAGGCGCACATCCCAGACCTTCAACTGAAGAAGTCAGAATGCAACACAGATGGAAAAGTAAATACTGTCGgctggccctggtcaaaatttaAATTCTGTGGAATACTTCATCAATAA
- the LOC118396930 gene encoding trichohyalin-like isoform X1, whose translation MFLNIDRVSETEKKMTESEEMEKGNKMRTERENERQREMEGLLRMRKEIETCNQVDHNRWKLEREMLEKVNKVRMEPEKERMRLIEELLRQIRETEASIEVQRNQQKQERELFEKQRESVVSDRKKMELKMAELKVQNILNLAEIEEVTVESTKLLAENERKREMLEKQRESLEAEKENLEVKMTNVTMQNILHLAKIGKLTVENTRLLAENGRQREVLDKHRESAAADRQALVDKMSKVNMSVAKLWRLRVENKKRLLAENERVAKERVRERNGWNLIRNGLKTDLAKADLERNQTLVSWKEDRGRWAKAKAGLQRIWDQQGERWMKEKEEIKRRSTLAAEEWMIELREKERAIEALEREKMRILCLHGQEKKGWEMEKRAMEKEKLEIAGEWERTNSEIEKMQREKDRCAIEKRDMVERMKEAYIKLYQMQTALRFGEQEQPQKESKTAQRVRAKLEKKKRKEREMLEKNKVKELLRARKAESKEEVKKKKERVKAHLDEVARNYNEKKQGEKERENLLKKAHIPDLQLKKSECNTDGKVNTVGWPWSKFKFCGILHQ comes from the exons ATGTTTCTCAATATAGATCGAGTCAGTGAGACGGAGAAAAAGATGACTGAAAGTGAGGAGATGGAGAAAGGCAACAAGATGAGGACGGAACGAGAGAATGAAAGGCAAAGAGAAATGGAGGGGCTGCTCAGAATGAGAAAGGAGATTGAGACTTGTAACCAGGTAGACCACAACCGATGgaagctggagagagagatgttggaGAAAGTCAACAAGGTGAGGATGGaaccagagaaagaaagaatgaggCTAATTGAAGAGCTGCTGAGGCAGATAAGGGAGACTGAGGCTTCTATTGAGGTACAGCGAAACCAacagaagcaagagagagagttgtttgagaaacagagagaaagcgtCGTGTCAGACAGAAAGAAGATGGAGCTCAAGATGGCAGAGCTGAAGGTGCAGAACATACTGAACTTGGCCGAGATAGAAGAGGTGACAGTGGAGAGTACTAAGCTGTTAGCTGAGAacgaaaggaagagagagatgttggagaaacagagagaaagcttagaggcagagaaagaaaatCTAGAAGTCAAGATGACAAATGTGACAATGCAGAACATACTGCACTTGGCCAAGATAGGGAAGTTGACCGTGGAGAACACGAGGCTGTTAGCAGAGAATGGAAGGCAGCGAGAGGTGTTGGACAAACACAGAGAAAGCGCAGCGGCCGACAGACAAGCGTTGGTGGACAAGATGTCAAAGGTGAACATGTCCGTGGCCAAGTTATGGAGGTTGAGAGTGGAGAACAAGAAGAGACTGTTAGCTGAGAATGAAAGGGTGGcgaaggagagggtgagagagaggaatggatggaACCTCATAAGAAATGGTTTGAAGACAGATTTGGCCAAAGCAGACCTGGAGAGGAATCAGACCTTAGTAAGCTggaaggaggacagggggagatgggcCAAGGCCAAGGCTGGCCTACAAAGAATCTGGGATCAACAGGGGGAAAGATggatgaaggagaaggaggagattaAGAGAAGGAGCACACTGGCAGCAGAGGAGTGGATGATTGAactgagagaaaaggagagagcgaTAGAGGCCCTGGAAAGAGAAAAGATGAGGATTCTTTGCCTGCATGGACAAGAGAAGAAGGGATGGGAGATGGAAAAGAGAGCGATGGAAAAGGAGAAGTTGGAGATTgcaggggagtgggagagaacgAATAGTGAAATTGAGAAAATGCaaagggagaaagacagatgTGCAATAGAGAAGAGAGATATGGTGGAGAGGATGAAAGAGGCATACATAAAGCTGTACCAGATGCAGACTGCCCTGAGGTTCGGAGAGCAAGAGCAGCCACAG AAGGAATCTAAAACTGCCCAGAGAGTCAGGGCAAAgctagagaagaagaagaggaaagaaagagagatgttGGAGAAGAACAAAGTGAAAGAGCTGCTCAGAGCTAGAAAAGCAGAGAGTAAGGAAGAAGTGAAGAAGAAAAAGGAGAGGGTGAAGGCCCACCTGGACGAGGTGGCAAGGAACTATAACGAAAAGAaacagggggagaaagaaagagaaaatctGTTGAAAAAGGCGCACATCCCAGACCTTCAACTGAAGAAGTCAGAATGCAACACAGATGGAAAAGTAAATACTGTCGgctggccctggtcaaaatttaAATTCTGTGGAATACTTCATCAATAA